The Micromonospora siamensis genome contains the following window.
GGCGGCCTTCTTGCGGGCGTACCCGCCCCAGAGCAGGAAGACCACCCGCTCCGGCCGGGCGTCGAGGGCCCGGATGGTGGCGTCGGTGAACTCCTCCCAGCCGGAGTTGGCGTGCGAGCCGGGGGTGGCCTGGCGGACGGTGAGCACCGCGTTGAGCAGCAGCACCCCCTGCGCCGCCCAGCCGTCCAGGTTGCCGCTGCGCGGCTTGGGCACGCCCAGGTCCTCGCCCAGCTCCTTGAAGACGTTGCGCAGCGACGGCGGGACGGTCACCCCCTCCCGGACGCTGAAGCTCAGCCCGTGCGCCTGCCCCGCCTTGTGGTAGGGATCCTGCCCGAGGATCAGCACCCGGCACTGCTCCGGCCCGCAGAGCCGGTAGGCGGAGAAGAGGTCCTCCACCGGCGGGAAGACCGTCTGGGTCTCGTATTCCCGGGCGACGAACTCGGCCAGCGCGGCCGTGCGGGCCGGGTCGAGGTGCGGGGTGAGCACGGCACGCCACGCCTCCGGCAGCAGCGCCAGCAGGTCGAGGGTGGGGGCGTCGTCGGGCATCGGCAACCTTTCCAGGAGGGCAACTGGGCTCTCTTCCTATCAGCCCACACCGACAACGAGGGACGACAGCGTCGGTCGGGTGGCCCGGCCCTCTTTAGAATGGGAGGTCGGAGCACGACCTCTGGAGGCGGCATGACTCGCACCTTGACCGCGGCGGTCCACCAGGAGGACGACTGGTACGTCGCCCGCTGCCTGGAGCTTGACGTCGCCAGCCAGGGTGAGACGCTCGACGAGGCCCTCGGCAACCTGCGAGAGGCAGTCGAGGTCTACCTCGACGAGGTGCAGAACCCGACGATCGAGACCACTCCCCTGGTGACGTCCTTCCAGGTGGGACGAGCGGCATGAGCCCTGCGCTGGCCGATCTCCCGCTGCGCAAGGTGCTGGACGCTCTCAAGAAGGCCGGCTTCGACCATGTCCGGACCAAGGGCAGCCACGCCGTCTACAGAAATCCGGCAGGGAACGTCGTGGTGGTGCCCCAGCACGACACCGTGAAGCGGGGCACGCTCGCCTCGATCCTCCGACAGGCCGGGTTGACGCCAGCGGAGTTTCTCGACCTGCTGGGGTGACCCCTCGCCCTAGTCGAGGGCGGCGAGCCGGTCCGCCCAGTCCCCGCCGGCCGGCTCCAGGGCGATCAGCCGGGTGTCGTCGTCGCGGCGGTCGATGCGGACCCGCAGGTGCGTGTCGGCCAGCTGCTCGACCATGCCCTCGCCCCACTCGACCACGGTCACCGAGTCGTCCACCGAGGCGTCCAGGTCCAGGTCGTCGATCTCGGCCCGGGGGTCCGCCGCGTCGCCCAGCCGGTACGCGTCGGCGTGCACCAGCGGCACCCGGCCACCGCGCTGCGGGTCCGGCTGGTGCAGCCGGGCGATGACGAAGGTCGGCGAGGTGATGTCACCCCGCACGTGCAGCCCCGCGCCGATGCCCTGGGTCAGCGCCGTCTTGCCGGCCCCCAACGGACCGGTGAGCAGCAGCAGGTCACCGGGGCGCAGCAGCCCGGCCAGCCGGCGCCCGAACGCCTGGGTGTCGGCCGCGGTGCGCAACTCGACGACGTGACTCACAACCCCTCCAGGAACCTGGTCAGCGCGGCGTTGACCAGCTCCGCGTGCTCCAGCATCACGACGTGCCCGCTGTCCGGGATCCGGACCGCCTCGGAGTGCGGCAGCCGCCGGACGATCTCGTCGGAGTGGGTGGCCGGGATGATCAGGTCCTTGTCGCCGACCACCACCAGCACCGGCGTGCCGGCCAACGCGGCCAGCGCGGGCAGCCGCGAGTGGGTGGCCAGCGTACGCAGGTAGCGGGTCACCGTGTCGGCGGAGGTCCGCGAGTTCATCGTCTCGACGTACGACACCAGGGCCGGGCTGGGCTTCGGGGTGCCGAAGCCCAGTCGGCGGGTCAGCAGCCAGGCGACGTTCTGGGTCGAGCGCCGGGCGTGCTCGATGACGGTGCCGCCGTACCGGGTGGCGTTGTTGACCATGTAGAGCACCGGACCGCCGACCCGGTTGAGCAGGGCGGGCGCCACCAGCTTGCTCTCCGCCAGCAGGCCCCCGGAGGTGGCCATCAGCACCGTGCCGACCACCCGGTCGCCGAACATCTCCGGGAACAACTCGGCGAACGCCATGATGGTCATGCCGCCCATCGAGTGCCCGACCAGCACCAGCGGGCCCTCCGGGGTGGTCGCGTCGATCACCCGGCGCAGCGTGCGGCCGAGCCGCTCCAGGTCGTACTCGCCGGTCTCCAGCCGGCCCGAGCGGCCGTGCCCGGGCTGGTCGTACGCGACGATCCGGTAGTCGCCGCGCTCGGTGAGCAGCTTGCGCTGGAAGTGGAACGTCCCCATGTCGAGGCAGAAGCCGTGCACGAACACCACGGTCGGGTGCCCCTCGACCGGCCGCTTCGGCTCCACCACCTCGACGTGGATGTCGGTGCCGTCCGGCATCTCCAGCCGGTACGCCTCGTCGTACGGCAGGTCGCCGAAGACCTCGTGCGCGTACGGGTCGGTCGGGTCGGCCTTGAGCCGGCGGATCAGGGCGCGTTCGCTGACCACGCCCGCCGCGAGGCCGGCGGCGGCCACCCCGACCGCCGCCCCGACCACGCCGGCGACCCGCCCTGCGGCGGTCCGCGGGCGGGGAATGCGAAGCCTTCGCGGGCTACTCATGCCCGCTCGCCGTCGTAGACCCGGGGCACCCGGCTGCCGCCGAACCGGGTGACGATCTCGTAGTTGATGGTGCCGACCACCTCGGCCCAGTCGTCGGCGGTGGGACCGCCGTCGGCGCCGTCGCCGAAGAGGGTCGCCACGTCCCCGGCGGCGACCGGGTCGTCGCCGCAGTCCAGGACGAACTGGTCCATGCAGACCCGGCCGGAGATGGTCCGGCGGGCGCCGCCGAGCTGCACCGGGCCGACGTTCGAGGCGTGCCGGGGCACCCCGTCGGCGTAGCCGAGCGGCACCACGGCCAGGTTCGCGTCCCGCTCGGTGGTGTAGGTGTGGCCGTACGAGACGCCGGTGCCCTCGGGCACCCGCTTGGTGAGCATCACCCGGGCCCGCGCGGTCATCGCCGGGCGCAGCCCGAACCGCTCACCGGCGATCGGTGAGAGGCCGTAGGTGGCGATGCCAGGGCGGACCAGGTCGAAGTGGGTGTCCGGGCGGGTCAGCGTGGCGGCGGAGTTGGCCAGGTGGCGGTAGCGGGGGCGCAGGCCGGCCCGCTCGACCATGGCCAGCCCCTCGTGGAAGACGGCGAGCTGGCGGTCCGTGGTGGGGTGGCCGGGCAGGTCCGCGTACACGAAGTGGCTCCACACGCCGACCACCTCGACCAGGCCGTCGGCCTGGGCCTTCGCGGCGGCCTCCAGCAGGGTCGGCCAGTCGGCCACGGTCGCGCCGCCGCGCGACAACCCGGTGTCGATCTTGAGGTGCAGCCGGGCCGGGCGGCCGGCGATCCGGCTCGCCTCGATCATCTCGTCGAGCTGCGGCAGGCTCGCCGCGCCCAGGTCGACGCCGGCGGTGATCCCCTCGTGCAGCGGGAGGCCCGGGCTGAGCAGCCAGGCCAGCACCGGCGCGGTGATCCCGGCCCGGCGCAGCCCGAGCGCCTCGTCCAGGGTGCAGACGCCGAGCCAGTCCGCCCCGGCGTCGAGCGCGGCCTGGGCCGCCGGAACCATGCCGTGGCCGTAGCCGTCCGCCTTGACCACCGCCATCAGCTCGGCGCTGGTGCCCGACCGGAGTCGGGCCACGTTGTCACGGATCGCGTCGAGATCGACGCGCACCTCGGCCTGCCACATGCACCCAGCCTACTTCCAGGTAGATCACCTCGACCGCTACCCGGTCGTACCGCCCAACCGGCCCACCACCGGGCGCAGCGCCGCCGCCACGTCCGGCGCGGTCACCGGGCCGCCCCGGGCCGCCTCCCGACCGGCCAGCCCGTGCAGGTACGCCGCCGCGGCGGCCGCCCGGTCCGCCGGCACCCCACCGGCGAGCAGCGAGCCGAGCAGGCCGGCCAGCACGTCCCCGGTGCCCCCGGTGGCCAGCGCGGCGGTGCCGGTCGGGTTGACGTACGCCCGGCCGTCCGGGGTGGCGACCACCGTGCGGTCCCCCTTGAGCAGGACCACCGCGTTCATCCAGGCGGCCAGCCGCAGCGCCGAGCCGACCCGGTCCGCGCCCGGCTCCTCACCGCACAGCCGGGTGAACTCGCGGTCGTGCGGGGTGACCACGATCGGGGCGTCCCGGTCCCGCAGTCGCTCGGCCATCTTCCCGTCCACCATCAGGGTCAGCGCGTCGGCGTCCAGCACCACCGGCACCGGCGCGGCGAGCACCGCGCGCAGCTCGGCGGCGGCCTCCTCGCCGGTGCCCAGCCCGGAACCGCACACCCACGCCTGCACCCGGCCGGCGTCGGCGACCCGCCCGGTGGCGATCACCGACGGGTGCCGGTGCACCACCTCCGCCCGGGCCCCACCGGCGTAGCGGACCAGGCCGGTCGGGCCGGCCAGTGCCCCGCCCACCGAGAGCACCGCCGCGCCCGGGTACGTCGCCGACCCGGTCGCCACCCCCACCACGCCCCGGGTGTACTTCTCCGACGCCGGGCCCAGGTCCGGCCACCACCGCTCGACGTCCGACCACTCGACCACCCGCAGCGCCGGCGACCCGCGCAGCCACGGCCCGAGGCCGATGTCCACCAGCTCGACCTGCCCGGCCAACGCCGCCGCCGGCCCCACCACCAGGGCCGGCTTCAGCGCGCCGAAGGCCACCGTCACGTCGGCCCGCACCGCGCTCGGCCGGCCGGAGGCGCTCAGCGGCACGTTGCCGGTGTCCACCGCGACGCCGCTCGGCACGTCCACCGCCACCACCGTGGCCCGCTCGCCGTCGCGCCCGCAGTGCTCGACCAGGCTCGCCGCGAGCTGTTCGGCGGTCTCCCGCAGCCCGCCCCGGCCGCCGATGCCCACGATGCCGTCGAGCACCAGGTCGACGGTGGCCGGCGGCCGGTCCACCAGTCGCCCACCGGCGGCCCGGAACGCGGCCAGCCCCTCGGCGTGCGCCCGGCCGGGGCTGAGCAGCAGCGCCGACACCGTCGCGCCCCGGTGGGCGAGCCGAGCACCCGCGTACAGGGCGTCACCGCCGTTGTCACCGGAGCCGACCAGCAGCAGCACCCGGGCGCCGTAGACGCCGCCCCGCTCGGCGAGCAGCAGCCCGCAGCGCCGGGCCAGCCCGGCCGCGGCCCGCTGCATCAGCGTCCCCGGCGGGAGGGTCGCCATCAGGCCCGCCTCCGCCGCGCGTACGTCCGCCACCCGCCACACCGGCTTCATGCCACCCGTCCCCTCTCCCGCCCCGGGCCGGCCGGCCCGCCGGTCGACTCAGCGTTCCGCCACCACCATCGCCGACGCGATCCCGCCGTCGTGCGACAACGACAGGTGCCACCGGTTCACCCCGCGCTCGGTCGCCGCGGCGGCCACCGTGCCGGAGACGGTCAGCCAGGGCCGGCCGTCCGGGTCCGGCACGACCTCGCAGTCGTGCCAGCGCAACCCGCCCGGCGCGCCCAACGCCTTGGCCACCGCCTCCTTGGCGGCGAACCGGGCGGCCAGCGACTCCGGCGACCGGGGATTGCCGGAGCGGGTGAACCGCTCGGCCTCGGTGAAGAGCCGGTCCGCCAGCAGCGGCGTCCGTGCCAGGGCCTTGGCGAACCGTTCCACCAGGACCACGTCGATGCCGACCGCCACGATCACGAACTCACCCTACCGGCGGGCGGGGCCGGAGATTAGCCGCCGGGTCCGCGGTGGGCAACGCCTGTGGACGACCAGGACGTACGCGGGCCGGCCGCCGTCCACAGCCCGTTCCCGGGTACGCGGACGCCGCCTAGCGTCAGCTCCGTCGATGTCCGCCAACGTCCGTCGGGCGGACGTCCGGTGCGTTCTCCGGCCCCGAGGTCCGGAGGAGCCCGGCGAGGTGAGGAGCAGGCGATGATCGAGGAGCCGTTGAGCGTCCGCCCCGGCGTGCTGCACGAGGTGGCCGGTGGCCTGGACGGCGTCGCGTACCGGCTGGTCCGGGGGCTGGCCGGCGGGCTGCCGCCCGGTCCGACGCCGGACGGCTGGCAGGTCGACGCGGCGCTGGCCGACCTGACGGCGGCCGTGCACGCCTGGGCCGGCGCGCGGGGAGCCCGGCTCGCGGAGTCCGCCGGGGGGCTGCGCTGCGCCGCCGACGGATACCGGGCGGCCGACGAGCGGGCGGCGGGCCGACTCTCGGGCGTCGACCGGTGACCGAGCCGACCGGCGTACGCCCCGGGTCCGCCGTCCCGGCCCGGTGGCGGCCGAACTCCTCCGGGCCGGGCGGCCGGCGTCCCGTACCCTCGACGTCCCGGCCGCCGTCGACCGCGGGCTCCCGGCCGGCGTCGGGTCCGGTCGACCGGCGGCCTCCGGCCCCCGCCACCCGGCCCTCGCCGGTCCCGCCGGCCGGGCGGTTCCCGTCCCCGGCCGCTCACCGGCCAGTGACGTCGGGCACCCGACCGGCCGGGCCGGTGTCGCCCACCGCTCGCGGCGGCCTGGGCACCGGGTCACCCGGTCGGGCGGCCCCGACCGGCGGACCGGTCTCCGCCTACGAGCGGCTCTGGTCCACCGACCCGGCGGCCTGGGCGGCGACCGGGGCGGCCTGGGCCGGCTTGACCAGGCAGGTGGACGCGCGGCTGGGCGAGCTGGCCGAGGCGGCGGCGACGCTGCGCGGCGGATGGTCCGGGGCGGCGGCGGGGGCGGCCCGGTCGCGGCTGGACGGGCTCGGCGGGGAGCTGACCGCGATCCGGCCGGCCCTGATCGAGGTGGACCAGACCCTGGCGGTGCTCGCCGACCGGCTGGGCGCGGCGAAGGCCCGCCTGGCCGAGGCGGTGACCCTGGCCGGCCGGGCCGGGGTGGCGGTCGACCGGACCGGTCGGGTCGGCGCCGACCCGGCCGTCCCCCGTGCGGCGGAGCGGCTCGGGCCGACCGTGGCGCAGGTGTCGACGGCGATCCGTGCCGCGCTGGACGTCGCGGCTGCGGCCGACCGGCAGGCGACCGACCGGCTGTCGGAGTTGGCCGTCGCCGCCGGAGCCGGCTGGGTGACGGCACCGTCGCTCCGGCGCCCGCCCGCCGGGGCGGGGCCGGCGCTGGTGGCCCGCTGGTGGGACGGGCTCACCCCGCCCGAACGGCGGTGGCTGGTGCTGCACGAGGCCCGCCTGGTCGGGCGCCTCGACGGGGTGCCGGTCGCCGCCCGCGACCAGGCCAACCGGCTGCTGCTCGGCGCGCACCGGGCGGTCCTGCTCGCCCGCTGCCGGCGGTCCCGGGCCGGCGTGCCACGCGGGACGGTGGCGGCGGTCGGGCAGCGGCGGGCCGCGGCGGCCCTGGCGGGGCTGGACGCGCTGGCCGACCGGCTGGCGGCGGGGGCACCGCGGGCGTACCTGCTCGGCCTCGATCCGGCCGGGGACGGGCGGGCGATCATGGCGCTCGGCGACCCGGACCACGCCGACAACGTGCTGACCTACGTGCCGGGGATGACCTCCGACCTGGCCGGGGCGGCCGGTGAGCTGGGCCGGGCGGCACGGGTGCTGTCCCGCTGCACGGCGCTCGCCCCGGGCGCCGGCACCGCGGCGGTGCTCTGGCTGGACTACGACGCCCCGGACTTCCTGCCCGAGGCGACCCGCTCCGGCCAGGCGGGCGACGCCGGCCCGGCGTTGAGCCGGTTCCAGGACGGGCTGCGGGCCAGCCACGACGGCCCACCCGCCCGGCAGACCGTGCTCGGGCACAGCTACGGCTCAATGGTGGTGGGCGTCGCGGCCCGCGAGCACGGCCTCGGCGCCGACGCGCTGGTCTTCGTCGGCTCGCCCGGCGTGGGCGTCTCCGAGGCCCGGGAACTGCGGGTGCCACCCGGCCAGGTCTGGGCGTCCACCGCCCCGGACGACGTGATCCGGCTGGCCCGGCCGCTCGACGACCTGGCCCGGCACGCGGTGCTGGACCGGACGCCGGTCGGCCCGGTGGCGCGGCTGCTCGGCGGTGACCGGCACGAGTTGTGGTTCGGGCACGATCCGAGCGACCCCGGGTTCGGCGCCCGGCGCTTCCCCAGCGGCCGGTACGGCCACACCGGCTACTGGGAGCCGGACAACCCGGCCCTCGACGGCATGGCCCGCATCGTCGTCGGCCACTGACCGACCCTCACGCGAAGGCTGGCTACTCGACGGTGACCGACTTGGCCAGGTTGCGCGGCTGGTCCACGTCGTGGCCACGAGCGGCGGCGATCTCGGCGGCCAGCACCTGCAACGGCACGGTGGTGACCAGCGGGGCCAGCAGCGTCGGCGTACGGGGCACGGAGATGAGGTGGTCGGCGTACCGGACGACCGACTCGTCGCCCTCCTCGGCGATCACGATGGTACGGGCGCCGCGGGCGCGTACCTCCTGGATGTTGGAGACGACCTTGTCGTGCAGCATGCCCCGGCCCACCGGCGAGGGCACGATGCAGATGACCGGGGTGCCCTGGTCGATCAGTGCGATCGGGCCGTGCTTCAGCTCGCCGGCCGCGAAGCCCTCGGCGTGCATGTACGCCAACTCCTTGAGCTTCAGCGCGCCCTCCAGGGCCACCGGGTAGCCGACGTGCCGGCCGATGAAGAGCACGGTCGGCTCGGCGGCCAGCTCCCGGGCGAGCTCGCGTACCGGCTCGATCCGGTCCAGCAGCTCCCGCAGCTTGCCCGGCATCTCCTGGAGCTGGGCGACGACCGCACCCACCTCGTCGGCGAACTTGATGCCGCGTACCTGGGCCAGGTGCAGGCCGATCAGGTAGCAGGCGACGAGCTGGGTGAGGAACGCCTTGGTGGAGGCGACGGCGATCTCCGGCCCGCCGTGGGTGTAGAGCACCGCGTCGGACTCGCGCGGGATGGTGGATCCGTTGGTGTTGCAGATGGCCAGCACCCGGGCCTTCTGCTCCTTGGCGTGCCGCAGCGCCATCAGGGTGTCCATGGTCTCGCCGGACTGCGAGATGACCACGATCAGGGTGGACCGGTCGAGGACCGGGTCGCGGTAGCGGAACTCGCTGGCCAGCTCCACCTCGCAGGGGATCCGGGTCCAGTGCTCGATGGCGTACTTGGCGACCAGGCCGGAGTGGTAGGCGGTGCCGCAGGCGACGATGAAGATCTTGTCGATGTCGCGCAGGTCCTGGTCGCTGAGGCGGACCTCGTCGAGGGCGATCTCGCCGGTCTCGGTGAGCCGGCCGAGCAGCGTGTCGGCGATGGCCTGCGGCTGCTCCTCGATCTCCTTGAGCATGAACCAGTCGTAGCCGCCCTTCTCGGCGGCCGACGAGTCCCAGTCGATGTGGAAGTCCTTGCCGGTGGCGGGCTGCCCGGCGAAGTCGGTGATCTCGATGGCGTCCGGGGTGATCAGGACGATCTGGTCCTGGCCCAGCTCGACCGCCTCGCGGGTGTGCTCGATGAACGCCGACACGTCGCTGGCGAGATAGTTCTCGCCGTCGCCGCGGCCGACCACCAGCGGCGAGTTGCGCCGGGCGCCGACCACCGCGCCGGGGACACCGGCGTCCACGGCGAGCAGGGTGAAGGCGCCCTCCAGCCGCTGGCAGACCCGCCGCATGGCGGAGACGAGCAGCTGCGGGCCGTCGACCTCGCCGGCGGCCCGGAGGTCGGCCAGCGCCCGGCCGAGCAGGTGTGCCGCGCACTCGGTGTCGGTGTCGCTGGTGAACTCCACGCCGTCGGCCTCCAGCTCGGCGCGGAGCTTGGCGAAGTTCTCGATGATGCCGTTGTGGATCACCGCGACCCGCCCGTCCGGGGCGACGTGCGGGTGGGCGTTGCGGTCGATGGGTCCGCCGTGGGTGGCCCAGCGGGTGTGCCCGATGCCGGTGGTGCCGTCGCCGATGTTGATCGGACTGGCCGCGCAGGACTCGGGATCGGCTGCGGCCCGCTCGGCGAGCACCTTCTCCAGGTTGGCCAACCGGCCGGCCTTCTTCTCGGTCAGCAGCACGTCGTCGCAGACGACCGCCACGCCGGCCGAGTCGTAGCCGCGGTACTCGAGTCGCCGCAGCCCGTCGAGCACGATGCCCAGCGCCGGGCGCGCGCCGGCGTAACCCACGATTCCACACATGGTAGCCAGCGTAACCGAGTTTCGCTCACGTGTGGTGCGCAAAAGCCGGGGTATCGATCACACCATTTGATCGATCGGGGCGTCGGCGGGCATCTCCGGGACAAACCGGTCCGGTCGACGACCCGACGACGGGGTGGTCGAGCGAGGTCGGATGCGGAAGGATGTCCCGGTTCCCCCGTGCACGTCCGGAAGGCCGCTCGATGTCCGACCCCACCCCGTCACCGTCCCGTCGGCCGCCGGCCGAGGGCCCCCGGGACGACTGGGCCGACCTGCGCGGCTCAGCGACCGAACACCCCTTCACCGGGCCGGCGCGACCCTCCGCGCGCCGGGTCCTGCGCGGCCTGGTCGCCGGCCTGGCGGCCGCCGTGGCCGCGGTCACCTTCCTGCACCGGCAGGGCGTCTGGACCACCCCTGCGGCGGCGCCGGCCCCGGGTCCGACCATCACCGCCGGCCCGCGGCCCGACCAGACGGGCGGCGGGCCGGTACTGGGCGGAGGTGGCGCGGCGCCGAGTGGTTCCGCCGCGCACACCGTGGTCTTCGAGCTGACCGGCGAGGGACCGGCGAGCGTCCTCTACTGGGTCGAGGGCGGGACACCGCAGAACGTCGAGACCCGCCGGTTGCCCTGGCGGGCGGAGCTGAGCGCCGCCGCGGGCGTCGGCGCCACCATGCTGGCCAGCCGGGAGCGCGGCGGTGGCACGATCCGCTGCCGGCTGCTGGTGGACGGGGTGGAACGGGCCCGGGACACGGCGGGTGGGGCCGTACCGGTGGCCGACTGCAGCGCCAGGATGACCGGCTGAGCCCCGGCCCGTAGGCTGGCCGGCGTGACGACGACCGCGAATGTCGATCCGCTGGTGGCCCGGATGCGTCCGTTCGGGACGACCGTCTTCGCCGAGATGTCCGCGCTCGCGGTCCGCACCGGCGCGGTCAACCTCGGCCAGGGCTTCCCGGACAGCGACGGCCCGCCGGAGATGCTCGCCGCCGCCGCCGAGGCGCTGCGCGGCGGGCAGAACCAGTACCCTCCGGGCCCCGGCGTCCCGGCGCTGCGCGCGGCGGTCGCCACGCACCAGCGCCGGTTCTGGGGGCTGGAGTACGACCCGGACGGCGAGATCGTGGTCACCGCCGGCGCCACCGAGGCGATCGCCGCCAGCATCCTCGCCCTTTGCGAGCCCGGTGACGAGGTGCTCTGCTTCGAGCCGTACTACGACTCGTACGCCGCCTCGATCGCGCTGGCCGGGGCGGTCCGCCGGCCGGTGACGCTGCGGCCCGGGGCCGACGGCCGGTACGCCTTCGACCCGGCCGAGCTGCGCGCCGCGTTCGGGCCGCGGACCCGGCTGGTGCTGCTGAACTCCCCGCACAACCCGACCGGCAAGGTCTTCACGCCGCAGGAGCTGGCCCTGGTGGCCGAGCTGTGCCAGGAGCACGGCGCGTACGCGGTCACCGACGAGGTGTACGAGCACCTGGTCTTCACCGACGCCGCCACCCCGCACGTGCCGCTGGCCACCCTGCCCGGGATGCGGGAGCGGACGCTGCGCATCTCCTCGGCGGGCAAGACGTTCTCCTGCACCGGTTGGAAGGTCGGCTGGGTGAGCGGGCCCGCTTCGCTGGTCTCGGCGGTGCTGCGGGTCAAGCAGTTCCTCACCTTCGTCAACGCCGCGCCGCTGCAACCGGCCGTGGCGGTGGCGCTCGGGCTGGGCGACGACTACTTCACCGGCTTCCGGGACGACATGCAGGCCCGACGGGACCAGCTCGTCGCGGGGTTGACCGATGCCGGCTTCGGGGTGCTGGCTCCGGAGGGGACGTACTTCGTCACCGCCGACGTCACGCCGCTGGGCGGCCGGGACGGGATGGAGTTCTGCCGGTCGCTGCCGGAGCGGTGCGGGGTGGTGGCGGTGCCCAACCAGGTCTTCTACGACGATCCGGCGGCCGGCCGGCGACTGATCCGGTTCGCCTTCTGCAAGCGGCCCGAGGTGCTGGCCGAGGCGGTGACCCGGCTGCGCACCCTGGCCGGCGGC
Protein-coding sequences here:
- a CDS encoding MmpS family transport accessory protein, with protein sequence MSDPTPSPSRRPPAEGPRDDWADLRGSATEHPFTGPARPSARRVLRGLVAGLAAAVAAVTFLHRQGVWTTPAAAPAPGPTITAGPRPDQTGGGPVLGGGGAAPSGSAAHTVVFELTGEGPASVLYWVEGGTPQNVETRRLPWRAELSAAAGVGATMLASRERGGGTIRCRLLVDGVERARDTAGGAVPVADCSARMTG
- a CDS encoding pyridoxal phosphate-dependent aminotransferase, which translates into the protein MTTTANVDPLVARMRPFGTTVFAEMSALAVRTGAVNLGQGFPDSDGPPEMLAAAAEALRGGQNQYPPGPGVPALRAAVATHQRRFWGLEYDPDGEIVVTAGATEAIAASILALCEPGDEVLCFEPYYDSYAASIALAGAVRRPVTLRPGADGRYAFDPAELRAAFGPRTRLVLLNSPHNPTGKVFTPQELALVAELCQEHGAYAVTDEVYEHLVFTDAATPHVPLATLPGMRERTLRISSAGKTFSCTGWKVGWVSGPASLVSAVLRVKQFLTFVNAAPLQPAVAVALGLGDDYFTGFRDDMQARRDQLVAGLTDAGFGVLAPEGTYFVTADVTPLGGRDGMEFCRSLPERCGVVAVPNQVFYDDPAAGRRLIRFAFCKRPEVLAEAVTRLRTLAGGR